One Qipengyuania gaetbuli genomic region harbors:
- a CDS encoding FtsW/RodA/SpoVE family cell cycle protein → MQPFVPGAKRKPAHMPAGKLSRWSELKIWWREIDRALLGLVLLMMTLGTIAVAAASPASADRLSTSATSLDPLYFFYRHLAWQAIALAVLLGVSMLSRENARRLALLLGAAMLALLFVVPFIGVEINGARRWIWLGMQFQPSEFLKPAFAVGMAWILAWRMRDPNLPVLGISTALTGLIFCLLMLQPNFGEAILFAGMWLVMILVAGIPVKRLGAVIGGGIVGITATYFLYDNARHRIDSFFGGGTAYDQVDLASRTLLAGGWTGAGYGLGIRKMSLPEAHTDYIFSVIGEEFGLIACAVIVLLYLGMVIRVLMRLIDEDDLFALLAGTGLAALLGGQAFINILVNLQLFPSKGMTLPLISYGGSSTIAVCFGIGLLIAITRRNPFLKRSTRGLGDLLGLGQAEPMDTKQVRVTRDIYQ, encoded by the coding sequence ATGCAGCCCTTCGTCCCCGGCGCGAAACGCAAGCCTGCGCATATGCCTGCGGGCAAGCTGTCGCGCTGGAGCGAACTGAAGATCTGGTGGCGCGAGATCGACCGCGCGCTGCTGGGCCTCGTGCTGCTGATGATGACGCTTGGCACGATTGCGGTTGCTGCGGCCAGTCCCGCAAGTGCGGACCGCCTGTCGACCTCGGCGACCTCGCTCGACCCGCTGTACTTCTTCTACCGCCACCTCGCCTGGCAGGCGATCGCGCTGGCGGTGCTGCTGGGCGTGTCCATGCTCAGCCGCGAGAACGCGCGGCGCCTTGCCCTGCTGCTGGGTGCAGCCATGCTCGCGCTGCTGTTCGTCGTCCCCTTCATCGGGGTGGAGATCAACGGTGCGCGGCGCTGGATCTGGCTCGGCATGCAGTTCCAGCCGTCCGAATTCCTGAAGCCCGCCTTCGCCGTGGGGATGGCGTGGATCCTTGCTTGGCGGATGCGCGATCCGAACCTGCCGGTGCTCGGCATATCCACCGCGCTCACGGGCCTCATCTTCTGCCTGCTGATGCTGCAGCCGAACTTCGGCGAGGCGATCCTGTTTGCCGGGATGTGGCTGGTGATGATCCTGGTCGCGGGCATTCCGGTAAAGCGCCTCGGCGCGGTCATCGGCGGCGGCATCGTCGGCATCACCGCGACCTATTTCCTCTACGACAACGCGCGCCACCGTATCGATTCCTTCTTCGGCGGCGGTACGGCGTATGACCAGGTCGACCTTGCCAGCCGCACGCTGCTGGCTGGCGGGTGGACCGGCGCGGGCTACGGCCTTGGCATCCGCAAGATGAGCCTGCCCGAAGCGCATACCGACTACATCTTCTCGGTCATCGGCGAGGAATTCGGCCTGATCGCCTGCGCGGTGATCGTCCTGCTCTATCTCGGCATGGTCATTCGCGTGCTGATGCGCCTGATCGACGAGGACGACCTTTTCGCGCTGCTGGCGGGCACCGGCCTTGCCGCGCTGCTGGGCGGGCAGGCTTTCATCAACATCCTCGTGAACCTGCAGCTCTTCCCGTCGAAGGGCATGACGCTGCCGCTCATCAGCTATGGCGGTTCGTCCACCATCGCCGTGTGCTTCGGCATCGGCCTGCTCATCGCGATTACGCGGCGTAATCCGTTCCTGAAAAGGTCGACCCGGGGGCTTGGCGACCTGCTCGGATTAGGGCAGGCGGAACCGATGGATACCAAACAGGTGCGTGTGACGCGCGATATCTACCAATGA
- the murG gene encoding undecaprenyldiphospho-muramoylpentapeptide beta-N-acetylglucosaminyltransferase gives MSASNRHYVLAAGGTGGHLLPAFALAAELDRRGHHVALITDERGAEIPGKPDFMPAHVLPAGRFGKNPLHWLKGARAVAQGRSMALRLYDSFQPSAVVGFGGYPSLPAILASTSAGIPTVVHEQNAVLGRVNRLLSGRVDAIATAYPDVQRLKPKHEGKVHLVGNPVRAGVLSLRDEPFPAFGEDGLLRVLVTGGSQGARVLSEIVPDGLAMLPPAIRDRLQVTQQCRAEDLDNVRERYRSHGIPAELATYFEDMASRLADAHLFIGRAGASTIAELTAVGRPAILVPLPIATDDHQAANTREMVKAGGARMIRQERFEAKELAKQIRVLADDPKGLANAAHAAWNCGRPKAVEDLADLVESFGGADMMDVIRVGGNNARGASQGIPAGQGANREMAE, from the coding sequence ATGAGTGCTTCCAACCGACATTACGTGCTTGCTGCCGGCGGGACCGGCGGCCACCTGCTGCCCGCTTTCGCCCTTGCTGCCGAACTCGACCGGCGCGGCCATCACGTCGCGCTGATCACCGACGAGCGCGGGGCGGAGATTCCCGGCAAGCCCGATTTCATGCCCGCCCATGTCCTGCCCGCAGGCCGGTTCGGCAAGAACCCGTTGCACTGGCTGAAGGGCGCACGCGCCGTTGCGCAGGGCCGCAGCATGGCGCTGCGCCTTTACGACAGCTTCCAGCCGAGCGCGGTCGTGGGCTTCGGGGGCTATCCCTCGCTTCCCGCGATCCTCGCCTCGACGTCGGCGGGCATCCCCACCGTGGTGCACGAACAGAATGCCGTGCTGGGCCGCGTGAACCGCCTGCTGTCGGGCCGGGTGGACGCCATCGCCACGGCCTATCCCGATGTGCAGCGCCTCAAGCCCAAGCACGAGGGCAAGGTCCACCTCGTCGGCAATCCGGTGCGCGCAGGCGTGCTGTCGCTGCGTGACGAGCCGTTTCCTGCATTCGGCGAAGACGGCCTGCTGCGTGTCCTCGTGACCGGCGGCAGCCAGGGCGCGCGCGTGCTGTCCGAAATCGTGCCCGACGGGCTTGCCATGCTGCCCCCTGCCATCCGCGACCGGCTGCAGGTGACCCAGCAGTGCCGCGCCGAAGACCTCGACAATGTGCGCGAACGCTATCGCAGCCACGGCATTCCGGCCGAACTCGCCACCTATTTCGAGGATATGGCCAGCCGCCTTGCCGATGCGCACCTGTTCATCGGCCGCGCGGGTGCCTCGACCATTGCCGAGCTCACCGCCGTGGGCCGGCCCGCGATCCTCGTCCCGCTGCCCATCGCGACAGACGACCACCAGGCTGCCAACACGCGCGAGATGGTGAAGGCGGGCGGCGCGCGCATGATCCGGCAGGAGCGCTTCGAGGCGAAGGAACTCGCCAAGCAGATCCGCGTGCTGGCGGACGATCCCAAGGGCCTCGCCAATGCCGCCCATGCAGCGTGGAACTGCGGCAGGCCCAAGGCGGTGGAAGACCTCGCCGACCTCGTCGAAAGCTTCGGCGGGGCGGACATGATGGACGTCATCCGCGTCGGCGGAAACAATGCCCGCGGGGCGTCGCAGGGTATCCCGGCGGGGCAGGGCGCGAACCGGGAGATGGCCGAATGA
- the murC gene encoding UDP-N-acetylmuramate--L-alanine ligase gives MKGVPTDIGTIHFVGIGGIGMSGIAEVMNNLGYTVQGSDINESPVVERLREQGIAVKIGHQPENVEGAAVVVTSTAVRRTNPEVAHALENRIPVVRRAEMLAELMRLKSTIAVAGTHGKTTTTSMIAALLDAGNIDPTVINGGIIEQYGSNARLGDSDWMVVEADESDGSFLRLDGTIAVVTNIDPEHLDHYGDFDGVKDAFVEFIHNVPFYGAAVMCIDHPEVQAVTAKVRDRRVITYGFSLQADICGVNVQPHEGGNRFDVIVRQRGEEDRRIQNVALPMPGRHNVQNALAAIAVAIEMGCPDDVICNGFSSFGGVRRRFTKVGEVATRDGKATVIDDYGHHPVEIRAVLGAAREATGNRVIAVMQPHRYTRLRDLMDDFQSAFNEADLVYITPVYAAGEDPIPGVDAEALAAGIKSRGHRSVATVTDRDDLARQLAGEVQQGDLVVCLGAGDITKWAAGLADAIAKERGA, from the coding sequence ATGAAGGGCGTACCAACCGACATCGGCACAATCCATTTCGTCGGTATCGGCGGCATCGGCATGTCGGGCATCGCGGAAGTGATGAACAACCTCGGCTACACGGTGCAAGGCTCCGACATCAACGAAAGCCCGGTGGTCGAACGCCTTCGCGAACAGGGCATCGCGGTGAAGATCGGGCACCAGCCCGAAAACGTCGAAGGCGCGGCCGTGGTCGTCACCTCGACCGCCGTGCGCCGGACCAATCCCGAAGTCGCCCATGCGCTGGAAAACCGCATCCCCGTGGTGCGCCGCGCCGAAATGCTCGCCGAACTCATGCGCCTCAAGTCGACCATCGCGGTCGCGGGCACGCACGGCAAGACGACCACGACCAGCATGATCGCGGCCCTGCTCGATGCGGGCAATATCGATCCGACCGTCATCAATGGCGGCATCATCGAGCAATACGGCTCCAACGCACGCCTCGGCGACAGCGACTGGATGGTGGTCGAGGCGGACGAGAGCGACGGCAGCTTCCTCCGGCTCGACGGGACGATCGCGGTCGTCACCAATATCGATCCCGAGCATCTCGACCATTACGGCGATTTCGACGGGGTGAAGGACGCCTTCGTGGAATTCATCCACAACGTGCCCTTCTACGGCGCGGCTGTGATGTGCATCGACCACCCGGAAGTGCAGGCCGTGACTGCAAAGGTCCGCGACCGCCGCGTGATCACTTACGGTTTCAGCCTCCAGGCCGACATCTGCGGCGTCAACGTACAACCGCACGAGGGCGGAAACCGCTTCGACGTCATCGTCCGCCAGCGCGGCGAGGAGGACCGCCGGATCCAGAACGTGGCCCTGCCTATGCCGGGCCGCCACAACGTGCAGAACGCGCTCGCCGCGATTGCGGTCGCCATCGAGATGGGCTGCCCCGACGATGTCATCTGCAACGGCTTTTCCAGCTTCGGCGGCGTGCGCCGGCGTTTCACCAAGGTCGGCGAAGTTGCCACGCGCGACGGCAAGGCGACCGTCATCGACGATTACGGTCATCACCCGGTCGAGATCCGCGCCGTGCTGGGCGCTGCGCGCGAGGCGACGGGCAACCGCGTGATCGCGGTGATGCAGCCGCATCGCTACACCCGCCTGCGCGACCTGATGGACGACTTCCAGAGCGCCTTTAACGAGGCCGACCTCGTCTACATCACGCCTGTCTATGCTGCGGGCGAAGACCCGATCCCCGGCGTCGATGCCGAAGCGCTTGCCGCCGGCATCAAGTCGCGCGGCCACCGTTCCGTCGCCACGGTGACCGACCGTGACGATCTCGCCCGGCAACTGGCCGGAGAGGTCCAGCAGGGCGATCTCGTCGTGTGCCTCGGCGCCGGCGACATCACGAAATGGGCCGCCGGCCTTGCCGACGCGATCGCCAAGGAGCGCGGCGCGTGA
- the murB gene encoding UDP-N-acetylmuramate dehydrogenase yields the protein MAPDCEVEGGGATPVSTDGLRGKLTPDAPLAKLVWFKTGGNADWMFEPEDLEDLRLFLERLEGELPVMALGLGSNMIVRDGGVPGVVIKLGKPFAKVSVDGQVVTCGGGAHGILVASAARDAGVAGLEFMRGIPGTVGGFVRMNGGAYGREVSDCLIDCQVILPDGALVTLPAADLQYTYRHSALPDGAVVVSARFQGTPGDPEAIGAEMDRIADAREASQPLRTKTGGSTFKNPPGMKAWELVDKAGCRGLTMGGAQVSEKHTNFLINTGTATSADIEGLGEEVRRRVYENSGVMLEWEIQRVGRP from the coding sequence ATGGCACCCGACTGCGAGGTCGAGGGCGGTGGCGCTACCCCCGTTTCGACGGATGGGCTGCGCGGCAAGCTGACGCCGGATGCCCCGCTTGCAAAGCTGGTGTGGTTCAAGACCGGCGGCAATGCCGACTGGATGTTCGAGCCCGAAGACCTCGAGGATTTGCGCCTGTTCCTCGAACGGCTGGAAGGCGAACTTCCGGTGATGGCGCTCGGTCTCGGCTCCAACATGATCGTGCGCGATGGCGGTGTGCCGGGCGTGGTGATCAAGCTGGGCAAGCCCTTCGCCAAGGTTTCGGTCGACGGGCAGGTCGTGACCTGCGGCGGCGGCGCGCACGGCATCCTCGTCGCCAGTGCGGCGCGCGATGCGGGTGTTGCGGGCCTCGAATTCATGCGCGGCATTCCCGGCACCGTGGGCGGCTTCGTGCGCATGAATGGCGGTGCCTACGGGCGCGAGGTGTCGGACTGCCTGATCGACTGCCAGGTTATCCTGCCCGACGGGGCGCTGGTGACGCTGCCGGCGGCGGACCTCCAATATACCTATCGCCATTCCGCCCTGCCCGACGGGGCGGTGGTGGTGTCGGCCCGGTTCCAGGGCACGCCCGGCGATCCGGAAGCCATCGGTGCGGAAATGGACCGTATCGCCGATGCACGCGAGGCCAGCCAGCCGCTGCGCACCAAGACCGGCGGGTCCACGTTCAAGAACCCGCCCGGGATGAAGGCGTGGGAACTGGTCGACAAGGCCGGTTGCCGCGGTCTCACCATGGGCGGCGCGCAGGTGAGCGAGAAGCACACGAACTTCCTCATCAACACCGGCACGGCCACCAGCGCCGATATCGAAGGGCTTGGCGAGGAAGTGCGCCGGCGCGTCTATGAAAACTCGGGCGTCATGCTCGAATGGGAAATCCAGCGGGTTGGAAGGCCCTGA
- a CDS encoding D-alanine--D-alanine ligase, whose product MSILEAKIHVAVLMGGWANERPVSLMSGEGVAKALEARGHKVTRIDMDRQVAARIAEAAPDVVFNALHGVPGEDGTVQGMLDLMGVTYTHSGLVTSVIAIDKQLTKQALVPHGIPMPGGRIVKSAELFERDPLPRPYVLKPVNEGSSVGVAIVTDEGNYGNPIARDAKGPWQEFKELLAEPYIKGREMTSAVVDFEDGPRALAVTELKPKSGFYDFDAKYTDGMTDHVCPADIPDNIRDLCLEIALKAHKVLGCKGTSRTDFRWDEEQGEDGLFVLETNTQPGMTPLSLVPEQARHIGMDYGELVETIIAAALREKGRRDG is encoded by the coding sequence ATGAGCATTCTCGAGGCCAAGATCCACGTCGCCGTCCTGATGGGCGGCTGGGCCAATGAACGGCCCGTTTCGCTGATGTCGGGCGAAGGCGTCGCCAAGGCGCTGGAAGCGCGCGGCCACAAGGTCACACGCATCGACATGGACCGGCAGGTCGCGGCCCGCATTGCCGAGGCTGCTCCCGATGTCGTGTTCAACGCGCTCCACGGCGTTCCGGGCGAAGACGGCACGGTGCAGGGCATGCTCGACCTGATGGGCGTGACCTATACCCATTCGGGCCTCGTGACCTCGGTCATCGCGATCGACAAGCAGCTGACCAAACAGGCACTGGTGCCGCATGGCATTCCCATGCCCGGCGGCCGCATCGTGAAGAGCGCAGAGCTGTTCGAGCGCGATCCCTTGCCGCGCCCCTATGTGCTCAAGCCCGTCAACGAAGGCAGCTCGGTCGGCGTCGCCATCGTCACTGACGAAGGCAATTACGGCAATCCGATTGCGCGCGATGCCAAGGGACCGTGGCAGGAATTCAAGGAACTGCTCGCCGAACCTTACATCAAGGGGCGCGAGATGACGTCGGCCGTGGTCGATTTCGAGGATGGTCCGCGCGCGCTTGCGGTCACCGAACTCAAGCCCAAGAGCGGCTTCTACGATTTCGACGCGAAATACACCGACGGCATGACCGACCACGTCTGCCCGGCGGACATTCCCGACAATATCCGCGACCTGTGCCTCGAAATCGCGCTCAAGGCACACAAGGTGCTGGGCTGCAAGGGTACCAGCCGGACGGACTTCCGCTGGGACGAGGAACAGGGCGAGGACGGGCTCTTCGTGCTCGAGACCAACACCCAGCCGGGCATGACCCCGCTCAGCCTCGTGCCTGAACAGGCGCGCCACATCGGCATGGACTATGGCGAACTGGTGGAAACCATCATCGCCGCAGCCCTGCGCGAGAAGGGGCGGCGCGATGGCTAA
- a CDS encoding cell division protein FtsQ/DivIB, with product MAKVTRKPTGVRRSAAARSRNQKARAAKRHTSGMLDKVMAALPFTEEQWNKFFLFLIVAAGLGIAWTVASFAGVPELARAELAKSASRAGYEVRTVRVTGVERMSEQLVYQKVLGETDRPMPLVELEEIRERLLELPWVKDARVSRQLPNTLRIDIVEREPHAVLAKPDRLMLVDDEGHELEPVSADAAKGKLLISGPGAQKQVADLGRLLDAAPALKPQIIAAEWVGNRRWNLTFRTGQMLALPEGEKGPAALVKFAEMDGRNRLIGGQAVAIDMRVPDRAYLRCKDGPCPRGMSAQ from the coding sequence ATGGCTAAGGTCACCCGCAAGCCCACCGGCGTCAGGCGCTCGGCTGCGGCGCGCAGCCGCAACCAGAAGGCGCGGGCGGCCAAGCGGCATACCAGCGGGATGCTCGACAAGGTGATGGCTGCGCTGCCCTTCACCGAAGAGCAGTGGAACAAATTCTTCCTCTTCCTGATCGTCGCGGCAGGGCTAGGTATCGCGTGGACGGTGGCAAGCTTTGCCGGCGTTCCCGAACTCGCGCGCGCCGAGCTGGCGAAATCCGCCAGCCGCGCAGGGTACGAAGTGCGCACCGTGCGCGTCACCGGCGTCGAGCGGATGAGCGAACAGCTCGTCTACCAGAAGGTGCTGGGCGAAACCGACCGGCCGATGCCGCTCGTCGAGCTGGAGGAAATCCGCGAGCGCCTGCTCGAACTACCGTGGGTCAAGGATGCGCGCGTCTCACGCCAGCTGCCCAACACGCTGCGCATCGATATCGTCGAGCGCGAGCCGCATGCCGTGCTGGCGAAACCCGACCGGCTTATGCTGGTCGATGACGAGGGGCACGAACTGGAACCCGTGTCGGCCGATGCTGCCAAGGGCAAGCTGCTGATCTCCGGCCCGGGCGCGCAGAAGCAGGTCGCCGACCTCGGCCGCCTGCTCGATGCAGCGCCGGCGCTGAAGCCGCAGATCATTGCCGCCGAATGGGTCGGCAATCGCCGCTGGAACCTCACCTTCCGTACCGGCCAGATGCTGGCGCTTCCCGAAGGCGAGAAGGGGCCGGCTGCGCTGGTCAAATTTGCCGAAATGGACGGGCGCAACCGGCTGATCGGGGGGCAGGCGGTTGCCATCGACATGCGCGTTCCCGACCGCGCTTACCTGCGCTGCAAGGACGGCCCCTGTCCGCGCGGGATGAGCGCGCAGTAA
- the ftsA gene encoding cell division protein FtsA — MATQLPLPRVTRVFGAVNIGSFRVSAMIMGQAEDGEMVVLGSSHRKSEGIKRGYVTDMRLATHAIRNAVEKAEANANTSVSSVWIGCAGAGLSSKIASVEIAIGGRRIDEDDLEHLLYAARDHIQPDGRMVLHAQPAHYTLDGAHGIANPTGLHAESLGVDIHVTLAEGAPVRNLIEAVQSAHLDVEGVVASPLAAAYACLSAEERELGVALVEIGAQVTNVSVHAGGMLLGLRSIPVGSNDITDAIASSLGIRRSQAERLKCVSGSAIATPSDHREMIPVNAPDEEPSGQPARGADEHNRIPRAELVSVVTDRLGAMTSEIAKALKGMGFSGSSGGQVVLTGGGAELHGIAEFMQGALGLPVRTGKPPALRGLPEAHATPGFATLAGLCLYASEDPVDIRSIGPSYQPSRRYSGLGLLNRVVQAVKEYF; from the coding sequence ATGGCCACGCAGCTTCCCTTGCCGCGCGTCACCCGCGTCTTCGGCGCAGTGAACATCGGATCCTTCCGCGTGTCGGCCATGATCATGGGCCAGGCCGAAGACGGCGAGATGGTCGTGCTCGGTTCTTCCCACCGCAAGAGCGAGGGCATCAAGCGCGGCTATGTCACCGACATGCGCCTCGCCACCCACGCCATCCGCAATGCCGTCGAAAAGGCGGAAGCGAACGCCAATACCTCCGTATCGAGCGTGTGGATCGGCTGTGCGGGCGCAGGCCTGTCGAGCAAGATTGCCAGCGTCGAAATCGCCATCGGTGGGCGCCGCATCGACGAGGACGATCTCGAACACCTGCTCTACGCGGCGCGCGACCATATCCAGCCCGACGGGCGCATGGTACTGCACGCGCAGCCGGCCCATTACACGCTCGACGGGGCGCACGGGATTGCCAATCCCACAGGCCTCCATGCGGAATCGCTGGGCGTGGATATCCATGTCACGCTGGCCGAAGGCGCGCCGGTGAGGAACCTCATCGAAGCGGTGCAAAGCGCGCATCTCGATGTCGAAGGCGTGGTCGCCAGCCCGCTTGCCGCGGCCTATGCCTGCCTGTCTGCTGAAGAGCGCGAACTTGGCGTGGCGCTGGTCGAAATCGGCGCGCAGGTGACCAATGTCTCGGTCCATGCCGGCGGGATGCTGCTGGGCCTGCGATCGATCCCGGTCGGCTCCAACGACATCACCGATGCCATTGCCTCTTCGCTGGGTATCCGGCGCAGCCAGGCAGAGCGCCTCAAATGCGTTTCGGGATCGGCCATCGCGACGCCGAGCGACCACCGCGAGATGATCCCGGTGAATGCGCCGGACGAAGAACCCAGCGGCCAGCCTGCGCGAGGCGCGGACGAACATAACCGCATCCCGCGCGCAGAACTGGTGTCGGTCGTCACCGACCGGCTGGGCGCGATGACCTCCGAAATCGCCAAGGCTCTCAAGGGGATGGGCTTTTCGGGGAGCAGCGGCGGACAGGTCGTCCTCACCGGCGGCGGGGCGGAACTCCATGGCATTGCCGAATTCATGCAGGGTGCGCTCGGCTTGCCCGTGCGGACCGGCAAGCCGCCGGCCTTGCGCGGCCTGCCCGAAGCGCATGCGACGCCCGGTTTCGCGACGCTGGCGGGCCTGTGCCTCTATGCCTCGGAAGACCCGGTCGACATCCGGTCCATCGGCCCCAGCTACCAGCCCTCGCGGCGCTATTCCGGCCTCGGCCTGCTCAACCGCGTAGTCCAGGCGGTGAAGGAGTACTTCTGA
- the ftsZ gene encoding cell division protein FtsZ, which translates to MSINIGPASSDDLRPKIMVIGVGGAGGNAIANMMAAEIEGVEFIVANTDAQALSSSSAEKRIQLGPDITGGLGAGARPEVGKAAAEETVEDIEDALDGCNMVFIAAGMGGGTGTGAAPVIAEAARRKGVLTVGVVTKPFLFEGTRRMRAAEAGIEELQKHVDTLIVIPNQNLFLVAKAETTFKEAFMLADEVLQQGVRSITDLMVMPGLINLDFADVRSVMSEMGKAMMGTGEGEGENRALEAAELAIANPLLDGVSMAGAKGVIISIIGGEDMKLLEVDEAANHIRELVDEDANIIWGSAFNPDLQGKIRVSVVATGIEQSGSSAAAPTRSFSMSESRAPQRPVLDLPSESVTDDEPFELSEGLSAEPEEDVLDTMAEDEGISSLGLSSASADDFGDEDEEDDDVDGIVDPLAGLRNEETERFDNYADDEDDLPSPADDTGFGDGWTDDGDGAAGSPLDLSDPLDGEAGQDELQLGADQYADGQSPLASKPGRKQAILGGGAGGGGGDAGGGAPASQGSTLFERMANLSRGSSQSESDDDDDGDEDEGSSGSLNIPRFLGRQNNQ; encoded by the coding sequence ATGAGCATCAATATCGGCCCCGCTTCCAGCGACGATTTGCGTCCCAAGATCATGGTGATCGGCGTCGGTGGCGCCGGTGGTAATGCGATCGCGAACATGATGGCGGCCGAGATCGAGGGCGTGGAATTCATCGTGGCCAATACCGATGCGCAGGCACTGTCCAGCTCGTCGGCCGAAAAGCGCATCCAGCTCGGCCCGGATATCACCGGCGGCCTCGGCGCTGGCGCCCGCCCTGAAGTGGGTAAGGCCGCGGCCGAAGAAACGGTTGAGGACATCGAAGACGCGCTTGACGGTTGCAACATGGTCTTCATCGCGGCCGGCATGGGCGGCGGCACCGGCACCGGTGCAGCGCCCGTCATCGCGGAAGCCGCGCGCCGCAAGGGCGTGCTGACTGTCGGCGTCGTGACCAAGCCGTTCCTGTTCGAAGGCACCCGCCGCATGCGCGCCGCGGAAGCCGGGATCGAGGAACTGCAGAAGCACGTCGACACGCTGATCGTCATCCCGAACCAGAACCTGTTCCTGGTCGCCAAGGCGGAAACCACCTTCAAGGAAGCCTTCATGCTCGCCGACGAGGTGCTGCAGCAGGGCGTGCGTTCGATCACCGACCTCATGGTCATGCCGGGCCTCATCAACCTCGACTTCGCCGACGTGCGTTCGGTGATGAGCGAAATGGGCAAGGCCATGATGGGCACCGGCGAGGGCGAGGGCGAAAACCGCGCGCTCGAAGCTGCCGAACTGGCGATTGCCAACCCGCTGCTCGACGGCGTGTCGATGGCCGGCGCCAAGGGCGTGATCATCTCGATCATTGGCGGCGAGGACATGAAGCTGCTCGAAGTCGACGAGGCTGCGAACCACATTCGCGAGCTGGTCGACGAAGACGCCAACATCATCTGGGGTAGCGCTTTCAACCCCGACCTGCAGGGCAAGATCCGCGTCTCGGTGGTTGCCACCGGCATCGAACAGAGCGGTTCGTCTGCCGCAGCGCCGACGCGCAGCTTCTCCATGTCGGAATCGCGCGCCCCGCAGCGCCCGGTGCTCGACCTGCCGAGCGAAAGCGTGACCGATGACGAACCCTTCGAACTGAGCGAAGGCCTCTCGGCCGAGCCGGAAGAAGACGTTCTTGACACTATGGCCGAAGACGAGGGCATCTCCTCGCTGGGCCTGTCGTCTGCCAGCGCCGACGATTTCGGTGACGAGGACGAAGAAGACGACGATGTCGACGGCATCGTCGATCCGCTCGCCGGCCTGCGCAACGAAGAGACCGAGCGTTTCGACAATTACGCCGACGACGAAGACGACCTGCCTTCGCCGGCCGATGACACCGGCTTCGGTGACGGCTGGACCGACGATGGCGATGGCGCTGCCGGTTCGCCGCTCGACCTGTCCGACCCGCTCGACGGTGAAGCAGGCCAGGACGAACTGCAGCTCGGCGCGGACCAGTATGCCGACGGGCAGAGCCCGCTCGCCAGCAAGCCCGGCCGCAAGCAGGCGATCCTGGGCGGCGGCGCAGGTGGCGGCGGCGGCGATGCCGGCGGCGGTGCACCCGCTTCGCAGGGCAGCACGCTGTTCGAACGCATGGCGAACCTGTCGCGCGGCTCATCCCAGTCGGAAAGCGACGACGATGACGATGGCGACGAGGATGAGGGCAGCAGCGGCTCGCTCAACATCCCGCGCTTCCTTGGACGCCAGAACAACCAGTAA